A window of Fluoribacter dumoffii NY 23 contains these coding sequences:
- a CDS encoding pseudouridine synthase — MPEIILFNKPYGVVSQFSGDEPEHTLASFINKPDFYAAGRLDKNSEGLLLLSNNGSLQHRLTHPKFNKRKYYWVQVEGIPSEADLEPLEKGLVLKDYAFLPAEVRFIDEPKIWPRTPPIRFRKNIPTCWLEIVLKEGKNHQVRKMTAAIGYPTLRLIRHRISDWKLGNLQPGEYRIIHHPFNPR; from the coding sequence ATGCCAGAAATTATTCTCTTCAATAAGCCTTATGGGGTCGTCAGCCAATTCTCCGGGGATGAGCCTGAGCACACTTTAGCTTCTTTTATTAATAAGCCTGATTTTTATGCAGCCGGAAGACTCGATAAAAACAGTGAGGGATTGTTACTGCTCAGCAATAATGGCTCTTTGCAACATCGTTTAACTCATCCCAAATTTAATAAAAGGAAATATTATTGGGTGCAAGTGGAAGGTATCCCCTCAGAAGCTGATTTGGAACCTCTTGAAAAAGGCTTGGTGCTTAAAGATTATGCCTTTTTACCTGCTGAGGTCAGGTTCATTGATGAGCCAAAAATATGGCCACGTACCCCTCCAATCCGCTTCAGAAAAAATATCCCTACCTGTTGGCTTGAGATAGTATTAAAGGAAGGTAAAAATCATCAAGTTCGAAAGATGACCGCAGCCATTGGCTACCCCACCTTAAGATTGATTCGTCATCGAATTAGTGATTGGAAATTGGGGAATTTACAACCAGGAGAATACAGGATAATTCATCACCCTTTCAACCCACGATAA
- the icd gene encoding NADP-dependent isocitrate dehydrogenase, whose amino-acid sequence MTYDKIKVPSQGEAITVAEDLSLRVPNNPIIPFIEGDGIGVDVTPPMIQVVDAAIAKAYGDKKKIAWMEVYAGEKATKVYGSDQWLPKETLDALKKYVVSIKGPLTTPVGGGIRSLNVAIRQDLDLYTCLRPIRYFEGVPSPLKEPEKTDMVIFRENSEDIYAGIEWQADTPEVKKVIEFLMKDMGVKKIRFPEHCGIGIKPVSKEGTTRLVRAAIQYAIDNDRHTITLVHKGNIMKFTEGAFKDWGYQVARDVFGAKEYEGGPWMEFKNPKTGKQIIINDVIADAFLQQILLRPEDYSVIATLNLNGDYISDALAAQVGGIGIAPGANISDKVAVFEATHGTAPKYAGKNKVNPGSIILSAEMMLRHMGWNEAADLVIKGMQGAIAAKTVTYDFERGMSGATLVSSSGFGDEIIKHM is encoded by the coding sequence ATGACATACGATAAAATCAAAGTGCCTTCACAGGGTGAAGCTATTACTGTTGCTGAAGATCTGTCACTTCGTGTACCTAATAATCCTATTATCCCCTTTATTGAGGGAGATGGTATTGGTGTTGATGTAACACCTCCTATGATTCAAGTGGTTGATGCTGCAATTGCAAAGGCATACGGCGATAAGAAAAAAATTGCCTGGATGGAAGTTTATGCTGGTGAAAAAGCCACTAAAGTTTATGGTTCTGATCAGTGGCTGCCTAAAGAAACTCTGGATGCGCTTAAAAAATACGTTGTTTCTATTAAAGGTCCTTTGACTACTCCAGTAGGCGGCGGAATTCGTTCGTTAAATGTGGCAATTCGTCAGGATCTTGACCTTTATACCTGTTTACGTCCCATTCGCTATTTTGAAGGTGTCCCAAGTCCGCTTAAAGAACCAGAAAAAACAGACATGGTTATTTTCAGGGAAAATTCAGAAGACATTTACGCAGGTATTGAATGGCAAGCCGATACTCCTGAGGTAAAAAAAGTAATCGAGTTTTTGATGAAGGATATGGGTGTTAAAAAAATCCGCTTTCCCGAGCATTGCGGTATAGGAATTAAGCCTGTTTCTAAAGAGGGAACTACTCGTTTGGTAAGAGCCGCAATCCAATATGCTATCGATAATGACCGCCATACGATAACTTTGGTGCATAAAGGTAATATTATGAAATTTACCGAAGGTGCATTTAAAGATTGGGGTTATCAAGTAGCACGTGATGTTTTTGGCGCCAAGGAATATGAAGGTGGTCCCTGGATGGAGTTCAAGAATCCTAAAACCGGTAAGCAAATCATTATCAATGATGTAATTGCTGACGCGTTTCTCCAGCAAATTCTGTTACGACCGGAAGATTACAGTGTAATTGCTACACTTAATTTGAATGGCGATTATATTTCTGATGCGTTGGCAGCCCAGGTAGGCGGCATCGGTATTGCTCCCGGCGCAAATATCAGCGACAAGGTTGCTGTATTTGAAGCAACTCATGGAACAGCTCCTAAATACGCAGGCAAAAATAAAGTAAACCCCGGTTCTATCATTCTTTCTGCTGAAATGATGTTACGTCATATGGGATGGAATGAGGCCGCTGATTTAGTGATTAAGGGCATGCAAGGCGCTATAGCAGCTAAAACCGTAACTTATGATTTTGAGCGGGGCATGAGCGGTGCTACTTTAGTGAGCAGCTCTGGTTTTGGAGATGAAATAATTAAACATATGTAA
- the clpS gene encoding ATP-dependent Clp protease adapter ClpS, producing MSGQNLEEIVRRKVAEPEQSTENKLPRKYKVVLLNDDYTPMDFVVDVLKHFFHLNEELAIQVMLQVHIQGKGVCGVFTRDIAETKVALVNEYARMNQHPLLSSMEPE from the coding sequence ATGAGTGGGCAAAACCTAGAGGAAATTGTAAGGCGTAAGGTTGCTGAGCCAGAGCAAAGCACGGAAAACAAACTGCCGAGAAAATACAAGGTGGTACTGCTCAATGATGATTATACACCTATGGATTTTGTAGTTGATGTACTGAAGCATTTTTTTCATCTTAATGAAGAACTTGCTATACAGGTGATGTTACAGGTTCATATTCAAGGAAAAGGCGTATGTGGGGTATTTACGCGAGATATAGCAGAAACCAAAGTAGCTCTGGTAAACGAATACGCCAGAATGAATCAGCACCCATTGCTATCCAGCATGGAACCCGAGTGA
- the clpA gene encoding ATP-dependent Clp protease ATP-binding subunit ClpA → MLNKELEFTLNLAFKEAKEKRHEFMTVEHLLLSLLDNPAAGSVLQACDANIEALRRDLIEFIDETTPRIPEDELDRETQPTLGFQRVLQRAVFHVQSAGKTEVTGANVLAAIFSEQESQAVYFLRRENITRLDVINYISHGVSKYQNNDMHENMNSMEDEMSSSEGNESPLESYCTNLNRRAKQGKIDPLIGRHEEIQRTIQVLCRRRKNNPLLVGEAGVGKTAIAEGLARRIVDGEIPDAIRDCIVYSLDLGALLAGTKYRGDFEKRLKAVLKQLGQQEGAVLFIDEIHTIIGAGAASGGVMDASNLIKPLLANGELKCIGSTTYQEYRGIFEKDRALARRFQKIDIPEPTVDETFEILKGLKGRLEEHHGVKFTIPALKAAAELSAKYINDRFLPDKAIDVVDEAGAYQNLLTASKRKKIISVTEIESVVAKIARIPIKKVSARDKDTLRNLERDLKLLVYGQDQAITALASAIKLGRSGLRDPQKPVGCFLFAGPTGVGKTEVTRQLANVLGIELLRFDMSEYMEKHTVSRLIGAPPGYVGYDQGGLLTEAVTKNPHAVLLLDEIEKAHPDVFNLLLQIMDHGTLTDTNGRQADFRHIILVMTSNAGAGELVRNSIGFSQQDNSNDGLEVIKKQFSPEFRNRLDAIINFAPLDSVTIGLVVDKFIMELDEQLSHKGVTFNVDKMAREWLIEHGYDKVMGARPMARLIQENVKKPLADELLFGKLVHGGHVTLKVKDGKLHFDSHDHREGVF, encoded by the coding sequence ATGTTAAATAAAGAACTTGAATTCACCTTGAATTTAGCTTTCAAGGAAGCCAAAGAGAAACGTCATGAATTTATGACCGTTGAGCATTTGTTGTTGTCATTACTTGATAACCCAGCGGCTGGGAGTGTACTTCAAGCATGTGATGCCAATATTGAAGCATTACGTCGCGACTTAATTGAATTTATTGATGAAACTACTCCTAGAATACCTGAGGATGAATTAGATAGAGAAACTCAACCAACTTTGGGTTTTCAACGCGTCTTACAACGCGCCGTCTTTCATGTTCAATCCGCAGGAAAGACTGAGGTGACAGGTGCTAATGTCCTGGCAGCTATTTTTAGTGAACAAGAAAGCCAGGCAGTGTATTTTCTACGTCGTGAAAATATCACTCGTCTAGATGTAATCAATTATATTTCGCATGGTGTTTCCAAGTATCAAAATAATGACATGCATGAAAACATGAACTCTATGGAAGATGAAATGAGTTCATCTGAAGGCAATGAATCACCTTTGGAAAGTTATTGTACAAACCTAAACAGACGGGCGAAACAAGGAAAAATTGATCCTCTAATCGGACGTCATGAAGAGATACAACGTACTATTCAAGTATTGTGCCGTCGCAGAAAAAATAATCCATTACTGGTTGGCGAAGCAGGGGTTGGTAAAACAGCAATTGCTGAGGGACTTGCCCGACGCATTGTGGATGGGGAAATACCCGATGCAATCCGCGATTGTATCGTTTATTCACTCGATTTGGGTGCGTTGCTTGCAGGTACCAAATACCGAGGTGATTTTGAAAAACGCTTAAAAGCAGTGTTAAAGCAACTCGGGCAACAAGAAGGGGCCGTTCTCTTTATTGATGAAATTCATACTATCATAGGTGCTGGTGCAGCATCAGGTGGTGTTATGGATGCATCAAATCTGATTAAACCCTTGCTTGCAAACGGTGAGTTAAAATGTATCGGCTCTACAACTTATCAAGAGTATCGAGGAATATTTGAAAAAGACCGTGCATTAGCAAGACGATTCCAAAAGATAGACATTCCAGAGCCAACAGTTGATGAAACGTTTGAAATCCTGAAAGGTTTAAAAGGTCGGTTGGAAGAGCATCATGGCGTGAAATTTACCATACCTGCACTAAAAGCTGCTGCTGAGTTGTCTGCAAAATACATTAATGATCGATTCTTGCCTGATAAAGCAATTGATGTTGTGGATGAAGCAGGTGCATATCAAAATTTATTAACTGCCAGCAAACGTAAAAAAATAATCAGTGTCACTGAAATTGAAAGCGTTGTGGCAAAAATTGCCCGCATACCTATCAAGAAAGTTTCTGCTCGTGACAAAGATACCTTACGTAATCTGGAACGTGATCTGAAACTTTTAGTCTATGGACAAGACCAGGCAATTACTGCATTAGCCTCTGCAATCAAGCTGGGTCGCTCTGGCCTTAGAGATCCGCAAAAACCAGTGGGATGTTTCCTGTTTGCTGGACCAACAGGCGTTGGAAAAACAGAAGTAACCCGCCAATTGGCTAATGTTTTAGGCATAGAACTACTGCGTTTTGATATGTCGGAATACATGGAGAAACATACTGTTTCACGTCTAATCGGAGCGCCTCCAGGATATGTTGGTTATGATCAAGGAGGGTTGTTGACCGAAGCCGTGACTAAAAATCCTCATGCCGTGCTGTTGCTTGATGAGATAGAAAAAGCACATCCCGATGTATTTAATTTGCTGTTGCAAATTATGGATCATGGGACTTTAACCGATACTAACGGCCGTCAGGCAGACTTTAGACACATCATTCTGGTCATGACTTCTAATGCCGGTGCCGGAGAGTTGGTACGCAATTCAATAGGTTTCTCCCAACAAGACAACAGCAATGATGGTCTTGAAGTAATTAAAAAACAATTTAGCCCTGAGTTTAGAAACAGGCTCGATGCAATCATTAACTTTGCTCCATTAGATTCAGTGACGATCGGTTTGGTAGTGGATAAATTCATTATGGAACTGGATGAGCAGTTGAGTCATAAAGGAGTCACTTTTAATGTTGATAAGATGGCTCGTGAATGGCTTATTGAGCATGGCTACGACAAAGTCATGGGCGCTCGTCCAATGGCAAGGCTGATTCAAGAAAATGTCAAAAAACCACTCGCTGATGAACTTTTATTCGGTAAGTTAGTACATGGCGGTCATGTAACCTTAAAAGTTAAAGATGGGAAATTGCATTTTGATAGTCATGATCATAGAGAGGGCGTTTTTTAA
- a CDS encoding glycosyltransferase family 2 protein, giving the protein MTLSVIIITKNEEKNIRRCLESVQFADEVIVLDSGSTDNTVSIAKEYTEHVFITDWPGYGAQKQRALSKAHGDWVLNLDADESVSEQLQREIIDAMASDSADAFRVAIQMYFYNKPLRYSSSPTRHIRLFKRANAYFSDDIVHEKIVLPEGIRIGKIKNSIMHHSFKDVSHVLYKMNKYSSYSAKTYILKKRKPSFIKTMASTSWMFFRCYILQRGFLDGRIGFLFAVFNAQGTFYRGIKQLYQDSNMDQLPSLTKSTEELI; this is encoded by the coding sequence ATGACGTTGTCTGTAATAATAATAACCAAAAATGAAGAAAAAAATATTAGAAGGTGCCTTGAATCCGTTCAATTTGCTGATGAAGTAATTGTTCTGGATTCAGGAAGCACCGATAATACAGTGAGCATTGCTAAAGAATATACCGAACATGTTTTCATTACGGACTGGCCCGGGTATGGAGCGCAAAAACAAAGAGCCTTATCCAAAGCTCACGGCGACTGGGTGTTGAATCTCGATGCGGATGAATCGGTTAGTGAACAATTACAACGCGAGATTATTGACGCTATGGCATCTGATTCAGCGGATGCTTTTCGAGTTGCAATTCAAATGTATTTCTACAATAAACCCCTGAGATATTCTTCCAGTCCTACGCGTCACATCCGTCTTTTCAAGCGTGCAAATGCCTATTTTAGCGATGATATTGTGCATGAAAAAATTGTGCTTCCGGAAGGGATTCGTATAGGTAAAATTAAAAATTCTATCATGCATCATTCGTTTAAAGATGTAAGTCACGTTCTTTATAAAATGAACAAATACTCATCCTATAGTGCAAAAACCTATATCCTCAAAAAAAGAAAACCCAGTTTTATTAAGACTATGGCAAGTACCTCATGGATGTTTTTTCGATGCTATATCTTGCAACGTGGATTTTTAGATGGAAGAATAGGCTTCTTGTTTGCAGTGTTTAATGCCCAGGGAACCTTCTATCGTGGCATCAAGCAATTGTATCAAGACAGTAACATGGACCAATTACCATCCTTGACAAAAAGTACAGAGGAATTAATTTGA
- a CDS encoding O-antigen ligase family protein — translation MKRIFFKEEINLLVPVFLVLLIFFIPISSTIKSILMVLTILSLLTAPFYREYLPVAFNTFWARAALILFLDIFVSCFWSQAPFSMQYSVIDKYSKLILLPILAVGFIKPRTRFWVLNSYIVAMLVTCFLSILKAKSFLAINTSDPGEVFYNHIVTGFMIALGVYFAGILMSRKNISRTLRFVYIFMVVLGSYQTFFVNTGRSGYVAYGILMLLLIIQKYPPRKALIGITTFLAALGLTYILSPVMQMNTQMMINDIKLLQQNQADTSLGFRLQFHQYAQSLFEKNPVTGLGTGSFQYSFSKDQPVPTWGTKLNDPHSQYWLLLAEQGVIGIILFIAFLGALFITAFQLNEMKPFLLGMLVSFSIISFSDTVFCYSTIGYLLTLFSALCIGELLEKNGRPVAHKKLINNNYEMNANS, via the coding sequence TTGAAACGGATTTTTTTTAAAGAAGAAATTAATTTATTAGTGCCCGTTTTTCTTGTTTTATTAATTTTTTTTATTCCTATAAGCTCTACTATCAAATCCATTTTAATGGTATTAACCATCTTGTCGTTGCTTACTGCACCATTTTATCGCGAGTATTTACCTGTTGCTTTTAATACTTTTTGGGCACGGGCTGCTCTCATTTTGTTTCTCGATATTTTTGTTTCCTGTTTCTGGTCACAAGCCCCTTTTTCAATGCAATATAGTGTTATTGATAAATACAGCAAGTTAATTTTGTTGCCTATTCTTGCTGTAGGTTTCATTAAACCACGAACCCGGTTTTGGGTATTAAACAGTTATATTGTTGCCATGCTTGTTACCTGTTTTCTTTCTATTCTGAAAGCGAAAAGTTTTTTAGCAATTAATACTTCTGATCCTGGCGAAGTTTTTTACAATCACATTGTTACTGGATTTATGATTGCTCTGGGGGTTTATTTCGCGGGAATTCTAATGTCTCGGAAAAACATAAGCAGAACATTGCGATTTGTTTATATATTTATGGTGGTATTAGGAAGTTATCAAACGTTTTTTGTTAATACTGGAAGGTCAGGTTACGTTGCCTATGGAATATTGATGTTGTTATTGATCATTCAAAAATATCCTCCCCGGAAAGCATTAATAGGGATTACCACGTTTCTGGCTGCACTTGGATTGACTTATATTCTGAGCCCTGTGATGCAAATGAATACGCAAATGATGATAAACGATATTAAACTGTTACAACAAAATCAAGCCGATACTTCATTGGGATTCAGACTACAGTTTCACCAGTATGCTCAATCTTTATTTGAAAAAAATCCTGTTACAGGCCTGGGGACAGGAAGCTTCCAGTATAGTTTTTCTAAAGATCAACCGGTTCCTACCTGGGGAACTAAGCTGAATGATCCTCATAGCCAATATTGGCTACTCCTTGCAGAGCAAGGAGTAATCGGGATAATACTTTTTATTGCTTTTTTAGGAGCCTTGTTTATCACCGCGTTCCAACTTAATGAAATGAAACCATTTCTCCTGGGGATGCTGGTTTCATTTAGCATTATATCATTCTCAGACACTGTATTTTGCTATTCCACAATAGGTTATTTATTAACTCTTTTCAGTGCTTTGTGTATCGGGGAATTACTTGAAAAAAATGGAAGACCTGTAGCGCATAAAAAACTGATAAATAATAACTATGAAATGAACGCGAATTCTTAA
- the thiD gene encoding bifunctional hydroxymethylpyrimidine kinase/phosphomethylpyrimidine kinase, with translation MQYKALSIAGFDGSGGAGIQADLKTFSALGAYGMTVLTALPIQNTCGVKHCYTIPLQAIEDQLNAIFEDIKPDSIKIGMLFNSEIIETIASFLEKNARDIPIIIDPVTVAKSGDPLLLPEAINSLVTQLMPLATLITPNLPEAATFCGMNATNEAEMLEVGKKLLEFGSKYVLLKGGHMVSHEANDLLIGTDGDTHWFTGPRVHSRNTHGTGCTLSAAITACLAQKMDLHTSCRIAKNYLHQAIHAAKDESVGLGNGPVNHFYHFWPVQLEDI, from the coding sequence ATGCAATATAAAGCTTTATCTATAGCAGGATTTGATGGCTCCGGTGGTGCAGGAATTCAAGCTGATCTAAAGACTTTTTCAGCTTTGGGAGCTTACGGAATGACTGTTCTTACCGCTTTGCCAATACAAAACACCTGCGGTGTGAAACACTGCTACACTATTCCACTGCAAGCCATAGAGGATCAACTCAATGCCATTTTTGAAGATATAAAGCCCGACAGTATAAAAATCGGTATGCTTTTTAATAGCGAAATCATTGAAACAATCGCCTCATTCCTCGAAAAAAATGCTCGCGATATTCCAATTATTATCGATCCCGTAACTGTTGCAAAAAGTGGGGATCCTCTATTACTACCCGAAGCAATAAACTCATTGGTAACCCAATTGATGCCGCTTGCTACCCTAATCACACCCAATCTTCCAGAGGCCGCTACATTTTGCGGGATGAATGCAACAAATGAAGCAGAAATGCTGGAGGTGGGAAAAAAATTACTGGAGTTTGGTTCCAAATATGTTTTGCTTAAAGGCGGACATATGGTATCTCATGAGGCAAATGATTTGTTAATCGGGACAGATGGGGATACCCACTGGTTTACAGGCCCCAGAGTTCACTCAAGGAATACGCATGGTACTGGATGTACCCTTTCCGCAGCAATAACTGCTTGTTTGGCACAGAAAATGGATTTACATACCTCCTGTCGCATTGCAAAAAATTATTTACATCAAGCGATACATGCTGCAAAAGATGAAAGTGTTGGTCTGGGTAATGGCCCAGTCAATCACTTTTATCATTTTTGGCCAGTGCAGTTAGAAGATATCTAG
- the thiM gene encoding hydroxyethylthiazole kinase — MLEQIQSTISLLKKQKPLILCLTNYVTMDFMANSLLALGAAPLMSESRDEIEELTQLSQAVYINIGTLNDVFMDKAQLAAQFAHSIGKPLILDPVGAGASKLRTAAAMKLLPYAQAIRGNASEIISLSGANGGTKGVESTDPVMTAIKSAALVAQSQKTVVISGPEDFITNGVEQKLLPFGSSYMPLITGMGCTMTAVISAFIACHSHHFQAALEATAYFGLCGQLAHEQAKGPASFKQVFVDNLYNPDWTSMSQIIERVS, encoded by the coding sequence ATGCTCGAGCAAATACAATCCACTATCTCTCTGTTAAAGAAACAAAAACCCCTGATACTTTGCCTTACTAATTATGTCACCATGGATTTTATGGCAAATAGCCTCTTGGCCCTGGGTGCTGCCCCTCTCATGTCGGAATCTCGAGATGAAATCGAAGAATTAACCCAACTGAGTCAGGCGGTCTATATCAATATTGGTACTTTAAATGATGTCTTTATGGATAAAGCCCAACTCGCTGCTCAATTTGCACATTCTATAGGTAAGCCCCTAATTCTTGATCCTGTTGGTGCAGGTGCAAGTAAACTCCGTACTGCTGCAGCAATGAAATTACTCCCTTATGCTCAAGCCATCAGAGGCAATGCCAGTGAAATTATTTCCTTATCAGGAGCAAATGGGGGTACAAAGGGAGTAGAAAGCACAGACCCGGTAATGACCGCAATCAAAAGTGCAGCCTTGGTGGCGCAGTCGCAAAAAACAGTTGTAATCAGTGGACCTGAAGATTTTATAACCAATGGAGTGGAGCAAAAATTACTGCCGTTCGGCTCGAGTTATATGCCTTTAATTACCGGAATGGGTTGTACAATGACTGCGGTAATTAGCGCATTTATTGCCTGTCATAGCCATCATTTTCAAGCAGCGCTTGAGGCAACAGCGTATTTTGGTTTATGCGGGCAATTAGCCCATGAGCAAGCCAAAGGACCCGCTTCCTTCAAACAGGTATTTGTAGATAATTTATACAATCCAGACTGGACTTCCATGTCGCAAATAATTGAGAGAGTATCATAG